In the genome of Altererythrobacter sp. TH136, one region contains:
- a CDS encoding AMP nucleosidase translates to MQSVDTILAQLSELYTRAVNTLREDIVAYARSGTLPASGRRMDGSYAYPELRIRFAGGEAAQGRGRAFGRLNAPGVYATTVTRPALFEDYLREQLQHITGDYTVEMEVRPSRQEIPFPYVLDGAAGAEMAGISPQDLARHFPATELALIGDELADGIDLNIGDTIPLSLFDGLRTDFSLARLAHYTGTRIEDFQRYILFTNYHRYVDEFVDWAADQLGENGCVALAGAGGLMLTERRANARLQLSDTAWRRHQMPAYHLIGENRSGITLVNIGVGPSNAKTITDHLAVLRPEAWLMIGHCGGLRPTQKIGDYVLAHAYLRDDHVLDPVLPPEIPLPAIAEVQQALYGAAEEVSGAHGADLKQRMRTGTVVTTDDRNWELQYTQSARRMSLSRAVGVDMESATIAGQGYRFRVPYGTLLCVSDKPLHGEIKLPGQANKFYEEAIAAHLQIGVTACRRLRDEGDRLHSRKLRAFNEPPFR, encoded by the coding sequence ATGCAATCGGTTGATACGATCCTCGCCCAGTTGAGCGAGCTATACACGCGCGCGGTAAACACCCTGCGCGAGGACATCGTCGCGTATGCGCGCAGCGGCACCCTGCCCGCGTCCGGGCGGCGGATGGACGGCAGCTATGCCTATCCCGAACTGCGCATCCGCTTTGCCGGCGGCGAAGCGGCGCAAGGCCGCGGGCGCGCCTTCGGGCGGCTTAACGCACCAGGCGTTTACGCGACGACCGTCACCCGACCCGCGTTGTTCGAAGATTACCTGCGCGAACAGCTTCAGCATATTACCGGCGACTACACTGTGGAGATGGAGGTGCGGCCGTCGCGGCAGGAAATCCCCTTCCCCTACGTGCTTGATGGTGCCGCGGGCGCGGAAATGGCGGGGATTAGCCCGCAGGATCTCGCACGACATTTTCCGGCCACCGAGTTAGCGCTGATCGGCGACGAACTAGCCGACGGGATCGACCTGAACATCGGCGACACTATCCCGCTGTCGCTGTTCGACGGGCTCCGGACAGACTTCTCGCTGGCGCGTCTGGCGCACTACACGGGCACGCGGATCGAGGATTTTCAGCGCTATATCCTGTTCACCAATTATCACCGCTACGTCGACGAGTTCGTAGACTGGGCGGCGGATCAGTTGGGCGAGAACGGCTGTGTGGCCCTTGCCGGGGCGGGCGGGCTCATGCTGACGGAGCGCCGTGCCAACGCACGGCTCCAACTGTCGGATACCGCGTGGCGGCGGCACCAGATGCCCGCTTATCACCTGATCGGTGAGAACCGATCCGGCATTACTTTGGTCAACATCGGCGTCGGGCCGTCGAACGCGAAGACGATCACCGATCACTTGGCCGTGCTCCGTCCGGAAGCATGGCTGATGATCGGCCACTGCGGCGGTTTGCGCCCCACCCAGAAAATCGGCGACTACGTGCTCGCCCACGCGTATCTTCGCGACGATCACGTGCTTGACCCGGTTCTCCCGCCGGAGATCCCGCTGCCGGCGATCGCCGAAGTGCAGCAAGCACTCTACGGCGCGGCCGAAGAAGTGAGCGGCGCTCACGGCGCCGACCTCAAGCAGCGCATGCGCACGGGGACCGTGGTCACCACCGACGATCGCAATTGGGAACTGCAGTACACGCAGTCGGCCCGCCGCATGTCCCTTTCGCGCGCGGTCGGGGTCGACATGGAAAGCGCCACCATCGCCGGCCAGGGATACCGCTTCCGGGTCCCCTACGGCACGCTACTGTGCGTCAGCGACAAACCGCTGCATGGGGAAATCAAGCTGCCTGGCCAGGCAAACAAGTTTTATGAAGAGGCGATTGCCGCCCACTTGCAGATCGGCGTGACCGCCTGCCGCCGGCTGCGTGACGAAGGCGACCGGCTGCACAGCCGCAAGCTGCGGGCATTTAACGAGCCGCCCTTTAGATAA
- a CDS encoding SDR family oxidoreductase, with product MPIKLKPLSQQTIVITGASSGIGLATARRAAREGAAVMMVSRNREALEQAAADIRSDGGRAAVCVEDISDSGWADRVGEAAAREFGGFDCWVNDAAVAMYGELKDVSLEEHRRVFDVGYFGTVTGSLYASKALRDRGGGALINVGSVLSERAVLLQGPYCAMKHAVLGFTEALRMELERDDAGVSVTLIKPNGIDTPYPEHARNKMDRPAAIPPILYDPELVAKAICFACANPKRELVVGGQGFMITKLGNLMPGVTDVIMERFMGESAQTSSVPPEPGAKDNLFEPREDGRVHSNQNNRVRKTSLALEAQMHPLTTTALGLGLAAATVAVGLIRPRQSHGG from the coding sequence GTGCCCATCAAGCTCAAGCCGCTCAGCCAGCAAACCATCGTGATCACCGGCGCCTCGTCAGGCATCGGACTTGCCACTGCACGACGCGCGGCGCGCGAAGGCGCGGCGGTGATGATGGTCTCCCGCAATCGCGAAGCCCTCGAACAGGCGGCAGCCGACATCCGGTCTGATGGTGGCCGCGCCGCCGTGTGCGTGGAGGACATCTCGGATTCCGGATGGGCGGACCGCGTGGGCGAGGCAGCGGCGCGCGAATTCGGCGGTTTTGACTGCTGGGTCAACGACGCCGCCGTCGCGATGTACGGCGAGTTGAAGGACGTCTCCCTGGAAGAGCACCGGCGGGTCTTCGACGTCGGCTATTTTGGAACGGTCACGGGTTCGCTCTACGCGAGCAAGGCACTCCGCGATCGGGGCGGCGGGGCGCTGATCAATGTCGGTTCGGTGCTGTCGGAGCGCGCGGTGCTGTTGCAGGGTCCCTATTGCGCCATGAAGCATGCGGTGCTCGGCTTCACCGAAGCCCTGCGAATGGAGCTTGAACGGGACGACGCCGGCGTGTCCGTTACCCTCATCAAGCCCAATGGCATCGACACCCCATATCCCGAGCATGCGCGCAACAAGATGGACCGTCCGGCGGCGATCCCGCCAATACTGTACGATCCCGAACTCGTCGCGAAGGCAATCTGCTTTGCCTGCGCCAACCCAAAGCGAGAACTGGTGGTCGGTGGGCAAGGGTTCATGATTACCAAGCTCGGCAACCTCATGCCGGGCGTGACCGACGTCATCATGGAACGGTTCATGGGCGAGTCGGCGCAGACCAGCAGCGTGCCGCCGGAGCCAGGGGCGAAGGATAACCTGTTCGAGCCGCGAGAGGATGGCCGGGTCCACTCTAACCAGAACAACCGGGTCCGCAAAACCAGCCTTGCCCTAGAGGCGCAGATGCACCCCCTGACCACGACCGCTCTCGGCCTGGGCCTCGCTGCCGCGACTGTCGCTGTCGGTCTGATCCGCCCGCGCCAGTCCCACGGCGGCTAG
- the rplI gene encoding 50S ribosomal protein L9 has protein sequence MDIILLERVANLGAMGDVVTVKDGYARNFLLPQKKALRANDANRKVYEANRERLETENANRRGDAEKAGESLAGAEIVLIRSSSNAGQLYGSVSVRDVVQGLEAGGHKVDKRQVVLGHPIKTLGIHDITIALHPEVHVTVKANVARSDDEAELQRQGVDVIGAMAEEERGESEGFTEAVDKSLEPGEIPADLLEERAEASES, from the coding sequence ATGGATATCATCCTGCTCGAACGCGTCGCCAACCTGGGCGCCATGGGCGATGTCGTGACCGTCAAGGACGGCTACGCCCGCAACTTCCTGCTGCCGCAAAAGAAGGCGCTGCGCGCTAACGATGCGAACCGCAAGGTCTACGAAGCCAACCGCGAGCGTCTCGAGACCGAGAACGCGAACCGCCGCGGCGACGCCGAGAAAGCCGGCGAGAGCCTGGCAGGCGCCGAGATCGTCCTGATCCGTTCGTCGTCAAACGCTGGCCAACTTTACGGCTCGGTCAGTGTCCGTGACGTGGTCCAGGGCCTCGAAGCTGGCGGCCACAAGGTGGACAAGCGCCAGGTCGTCTTGGGTCACCCGATCAAGACGCTCGGCATCCACGACATCACCATCGCCCTGCACCCTGAAGTGCACGTGACGGTGAAGGCGAACGTCGCCCGTTCGGACGACGAGGCCGAACTCCAGCGCCAGGGCGTCGATGTGATCGGTGCGATGGCTGAGGAAGAGCGCGGCGAGAGCGAAGGCTTCACCGAAGCCGTCGACAAGTCCCTGGAGCCCGGCGAAATTCCCGCCGATCTCCTGGAGGAGCGCGCAGAAGCTAGCGAAAGCTAA
- the rpsR gene encoding 30S ribosomal protein S18: MARPFFRRRKSCPFSGKNAPKIDYKDVRLLQGFMSERGKIVPSRITAVSGKKQRELATAIKRSRQIGLLPYIVK; this comes from the coding sequence ATGGCCCGCCCGTTTTTCCGCCGCCGCAAGTCGTGCCCGTTCTCGGGCAAGAATGCGCCGAAGATCGATTACAAGGACGTGCGCCTGCTGCAGGGCTTCATGTCCGAACGCGGCAAGATCGTGCCGTCCCGCATCACTGCCGTGTCCGGCAAGAAGCAGCGTGAGCTCGCCACCGCGATCAAGCGTTCGCGCCAGATCGGCCTGCTTCCCTACATCGTGAAGTAA
- the rpsF gene encoding 30S ribosomal protein S6, with protein sequence MALYEHIFLARQDLSQAQVDALAATATEIVEANDGKVTKTETWGLKNLAYKIDRNRKAHFVLLNIEGPGAVVAELERQTRINEDIIRYLTVRVEEHEGGPSVMMRKSDRDRKPRRDREERD encoded by the coding sequence ATGGCTCTTTACGAGCACATTTTTCTCGCGCGTCAGGATCTGAGCCAGGCTCAGGTCGATGCACTGGCCGCGACGGCCACCGAGATCGTCGAAGCAAACGACGGCAAGGTGACCAAGACCGAGACCTGGGGTCTCAAGAATCTCGCCTACAAGATCGACCGTAACCGTAAGGCGCACTTCGTGCTGCTGAACATCGAGGGCCCCGGCGCCGTCGTGGCCGAGCTTGAGCGCCAGACCCGGATCAACGAAGACATCATCCGCTACCTCACCGTGCGCGTCGAAGAGCACGAGGGTGGCCCGAGCGTGATGATGCGCAAGAGTGACCGCGATCGCAAGCCGCGTCGCGACCGTGAGGAGCGCGACTGA
- a CDS encoding DUF808 domain-containing protein → MPGGLVALLDDISVIARVAAASIDDVGVAVGKAGTKAAGVVIDDAAVTPSYVTGLHPSRELPIIAKIAQGSLKNKLLFLLPGALLLSWLLPQAITYILILGGSYLAFEGAEKVLEKLGGEKHGKTLEDAIDDPAKFEQERIAGAIRTDLILSAEIMAIALNEVATQTDSFWTRAIALAAVGIAITAIVYGAVALIVKMDDVGLHMTERASTSAQAIGRALLKAMPILLTALSLVGTIAMLWVGGGIVLHGLHELGLHAPSDLAHGAQHAVEEATGAFAGVAGWFTYAAISALVGLALGMLIVFVMHKVLRMGHGVGKEAEAH, encoded by the coding sequence ATGCCCGGCGGACTGGTTGCTTTGCTTGACGACATTTCGGTCATCGCGCGCGTCGCAGCGGCGTCGATCGACGATGTCGGTGTTGCCGTAGGCAAGGCGGGGACCAAAGCTGCGGGGGTGGTCATCGACGATGCGGCGGTCACGCCGTCTTACGTGACCGGCCTTCATCCCTCGCGCGAACTGCCGATCATCGCCAAGATTGCGCAGGGCAGTTTGAAGAACAAGCTGCTGTTTCTGCTGCCGGGGGCGCTGTTGCTGAGCTGGCTGCTGCCCCAGGCGATCACCTATATCCTGATCCTGGGCGGCAGCTATCTCGCGTTCGAGGGTGCGGAAAAGGTACTGGAGAAGCTTGGCGGGGAAAAGCACGGTAAGACGCTTGAGGATGCGATCGACGATCCCGCGAAGTTCGAGCAGGAGCGGATTGCCGGCGCCATCCGGACGGACCTGATCCTTTCGGCCGAGATCATGGCCATCGCGCTGAACGAGGTCGCCACCCAGACTGACAGCTTCTGGACCCGCGCTATCGCCCTCGCAGCGGTGGGCATCGCGATCACCGCGATCGTCTATGGCGCTGTGGCGTTGATCGTGAAGATGGACGATGTGGGTTTGCACATGACCGAGCGCGCCTCGACGAGCGCGCAGGCAATTGGCCGTGCGTTGCTGAAAGCCATGCCCATATTGCTGACCGCGCTGTCGTTGGTCGGCACGATCGCCATGCTGTGGGTAGGCGGCGGCATCGTCCTTCACGGGCTGCATGAGCTTGGTTTGCACGCGCCCTCGGATCTGGCGCATGGGGCGCAGCACGCGGTCGAGGAGGCTACCGGCGCGTTCGCCGGAGTCGCCGGATGGTTCACTTACGCAGCGATATCGGCGCTGGTCGGCCTGGCTCTCGGCATGCTCATCGTGTTCGTCATGCACAAAGTGCTGCGGATGGGGCACGGCGTCGGCAAGGAAGCCGAAGCGCACTGA
- a CDS encoding Mur ligase family protein has product MDTPLKPSARPWFFCGIGGSGMLPLAQIVQGLGGTVAGSDRSRDQGRTPDKFAWLADHGFTLFPQDGSGVTSPDQVVVASAAVEDTVPEIVRARALGCDRMTRAELNSALFNAAPASVAIAGTSGKSTVTAMLGWILHSAGRAPTIMNGAVMKNFASAENSFASAHVGGSELYVSEVDESDGSIALYRPAVGVLLNVSLDHKSMDELRLLFADFLRASATCAVNLDDPEVKALAQGLDAITFSVSDPSARISVEPGSADYGMSGLSAVVTDGSDGSAHRLSLAMPGRHNLANALAAIAGAAAAGVAPSEAVAALTSFRGLARRFDVIGTSPGGITVIDDFGHNPEKCAATLRTLKQHSGRVIAFFQPHGYGPLRQMGLELADTFARELGPNDVTIICDPVYFGGTVDRSGGSQDLVAAISAAGRSAEYIAERAAVADRIAAIARDGDRIAIMGARDDTLTEFARDLLARLR; this is encoded by the coding sequence ATGGATACACCGCTCAAGCCATCCGCCCGCCCCTGGTTCTTCTGCGGTATCGGCGGATCGGGAATGCTGCCGCTGGCGCAGATCGTCCAGGGTCTCGGCGGCACAGTGGCAGGGTCCGACCGCAGCCGGGATCAGGGCCGGACACCGGACAAGTTCGCGTGGCTGGCGGATCACGGTTTCACGCTTTTTCCGCAAGACGGCAGCGGCGTCACCAGCCCGGATCAGGTCGTGGTCGCCAGCGCGGCGGTCGAGGATACGGTCCCTGAGATCGTCAGGGCGCGCGCACTCGGCTGCGACCGCATGACCCGTGCCGAGCTTAATTCAGCGCTGTTCAATGCCGCGCCGGCATCGGTCGCGATCGCGGGCACCAGCGGCAAGAGCACCGTCACCGCCATGCTGGGCTGGATTCTTCATTCCGCGGGGCGAGCGCCGACCATCATGAACGGGGCGGTGATGAAGAACTTCGCCTCGGCGGAGAACTCCTTCGCCAGCGCGCATGTCGGTGGGTCCGAGCTATACGTCAGCGAAGTAGACGAGAGCGACGGATCGATCGCGCTGTATCGGCCGGCGGTGGGGGTGCTGCTCAACGTCAGCCTTGACCACAAGAGCATGGATGAGTTGCGCCTTTTGTTCGCTGACTTTCTGCGCGCATCGGCGACCTGCGCGGTCAACCTCGATGATCCGGAGGTGAAGGCTCTCGCGCAGGGATTGGACGCGATCACTTTTAGCGTCTCAGACCCCTCGGCAAGGATCTCGGTAGAACCAGGTTCAGCCGACTACGGAATGTCAGGCCTGAGTGCGGTGGTGACCGATGGCAGTGACGGGTCCGCGCACCGGCTAAGTCTGGCGATGCCGGGACGGCATAACTTGGCGAACGCGCTCGCGGCCATTGCCGGTGCGGCCGCGGCGGGGGTCGCGCCAAGCGAGGCCGTCGCGGCGCTTACTTCGTTCAGGGGGCTGGCTCGCCGGTTCGATGTGATCGGCACGAGTCCGGGCGGCATTACCGTGATCGACGACTTTGGACACAACCCCGAGAAGTGCGCCGCGACCTTGCGTACGCTGAAGCAACATTCCGGGCGAGTGATCGCGTTCTTTCAGCCCCACGGTTATGGCCCATTGCGACAGATGGGGCTTGAACTCGCTGACACCTTTGCACGAGAGCTTGGACCCAATGACGTGACGATCATCTGCGACCCGGTCTACTTCGGCGGCACGGTGGACCGCAGCGGCGGATCGCAAGATTTGGTCGCCGCGATCTCTGCGGCGGGCCGCTCCGCCGAATACATCGCAGAGCGTGCGGCGGTGGCCGATCGCATCGCGGCCATTGCGCGCGACGGCGACCGGATCGCGATCATGGGCGCGCGGGATGACACTTTGACCGAGTTTGCGCGAGACCTGCTGGCCCGCCTCAGGTGA
- a CDS encoding LD-carboxypeptidase — MTRIAICAPATPITRDMAEKVTALAAAEFPGLTLDFHDQCFAAAGHFAGPDDQRLAALIESANDPRADAVWFARGGYGSNRIALPAIAGMNEAAARKSFVGFSDCGFVLAGLYKAGIGRPVHGPMVGNVASAGGEEAIRRALAWFAGDDRTLEPGLDERPSVAFNLITLTALTGTPLMPDLTGHVVIVEEVAEHLYAIDRLFFHLVAHLHGVAGLRLGMVTAVPENDRPFGSEAEDIARYWCASADIPYLGRAEVGHHPANRIVPFGLAASAHRA; from the coding sequence ATGACCCGCATCGCCATCTGCGCCCCGGCCACCCCGATCACCCGCGACATGGCCGAAAAGGTCACCGCGCTTGCCGCCGCCGAGTTTCCGGGCCTGACGCTCGATTTCCACGATCAGTGCTTTGCTGCCGCAGGACACTTTGCCGGGCCGGATGACCAGCGCCTTGCAGCCCTGATCGAAAGCGCCAACGATCCCCGTGCGGATGCGGTGTGGTTTGCGCGCGGGGGCTATGGCTCCAATCGCATCGCGCTTCCGGCGATCGCGGGAATGAATGAGGCAGCGGCGCGCAAGTCCTTTGTCGGCTTTTCCGACTGCGGGTTCGTGCTGGCTGGGTTGTACAAGGCTGGCATTGGTCGTCCGGTACACGGGCCGATGGTCGGAAACGTCGCCTCGGCCGGGGGCGAGGAGGCGATCCGCCGGGCGCTGGCGTGGTTTGCGGGCGACGATCGGACGCTGGAGCCGGGCCTGGATGAGCGGCCCTCGGTCGCCTTCAACCTCATCACCCTGACAGCGCTGACCGGCACTCCGCTGATGCCGGATCTTACGGGGCACGTGGTGATCGTCGAGGAGGTGGCCGAGCATCTTTATGCGATCGACCGGCTGTTTTTCCACCTGGTCGCTCATTTGCACGGGGTGGCCGGCCTGCGGTTGGGAATGGTGACCGCGGTACCCGAAAACGATCGGCCGTTCGGTAGCGAGGCAGAGGATATCGCGCGCTACTGGTGTGCTTCCGCCGATATTCCGTACCTCGGCCGCGCCGAGGTCGGGCACCATCCGGCGAACCGGATCGTCCCCTTCGGTCTTGCCGCGAGTGCCCACCGCGCATAG
- the fabD gene encoding ACP S-malonyltransferase, producing the protein MRAFVFPGQGSQKVGMGTELAQSSQIAREVFEEVDDALGQKLFAIMSDGPEDQLTLTENAQPAIMAHAIAVLRVLEKEGGITLTQAADCVAGHSLGEYTALCSVGAFSLADTARLLKLRGQAMQAAVPVGVGAMCALLGADLDKAQALAEAAAEGQVCQVANDNDPTQVVLSGHREAIERAVAMVKDHGIKRGVLLPVSAPFHCDLMQPAADAMAEALAKVPPQAFRLPVYANVLAAQVIEPDQERSLLVEQVCGRVRWRESVLAMREAGVEEFVELGGKVLGPMIGRIDPDAKVTSVVTMADIEALAKEIG; encoded by the coding sequence ATGAGAGCGTTCGTCTTTCCGGGGCAAGGCAGCCAGAAAGTAGGCATGGGCACCGAACTGGCGCAGTCGAGCCAGATCGCGCGCGAGGTGTTCGAGGAGGTCGACGACGCGCTCGGCCAGAAGCTGTTCGCCATCATGTCGGACGGTCCCGAAGACCAGCTGACCCTGACCGAAAACGCTCAGCCCGCGATCATGGCGCACGCCATCGCGGTCCTGCGGGTGCTTGAAAAGGAAGGCGGAATCACGCTGACCCAGGCGGCCGATTGCGTCGCGGGGCATAGCTTGGGCGAATACACCGCGCTGTGTTCGGTGGGCGCGTTCTCGCTCGCCGATACGGCCCGGCTGCTGAAGCTGCGCGGGCAGGCTATGCAGGCGGCGGTGCCCGTAGGGGTGGGGGCGATGTGCGCCTTGCTGGGCGCCGATCTGGACAAGGCGCAGGCACTCGCCGAGGCGGCCGCCGAGGGGCAGGTCTGCCAGGTCGCCAACGACAACGACCCAACGCAGGTGGTGCTGTCCGGGCATCGCGAGGCGATCGAGCGGGCCGTCGCGATGGTGAAAGACCACGGCATCAAGCGGGGGGTGCTGCTGCCGGTTTCAGCGCCGTTCCACTGTGATCTGATGCAGCCGGCGGCGGACGCGATGGCCGAGGCGCTTGCAAAAGTGCCGCCTCAGGCTTTCCGGCTGCCCGTTTATGCCAACGTCCTTGCCGCACAAGTGATTGAACCTGACCAGGAGCGGAGCCTGCTGGTCGAACAGGTATGCGGCCGCGTCCGCTGGCGTGAAAGCGTGCTGGCGATGCGGGAAGCGGGGGTCGAAGAGTTCGTGGAGCTCGGCGGCAAGGTGCTCGGCCCGATGATCGGGCGGATCGATCCGGACGCCAAGGTCACCAGCGTGGTGACGATGGCCGACATCGAGGCATTGGCGAAGGAGATCGGATGA
- the fabG gene encoding 3-oxoacyl-[acyl-carrier-protein] reductase: MFNLEGMTALVTGASGGIGSAIARSLSRQGARLALSGSNSAKLRAFREELIAESHLDHVEITCDLSNTTQVEELIPAAIDTFGKLDILVNNAGITRDNLTMRMKDDEWDQVIRINLEAAFRLMRASCKPMMKARFGRIVTITSVVGATGNPGQANYAAAKGGLTAMSKALAQEVASRGITVNCVAPGFIRTAMTDQLPDAQKEALNGRIPIGRMGEGEDIGAAVAYLASREAGYVTGQTLHVNGGMAMLS, translated from the coding sequence ATGTTCAACCTTGAAGGGATGACGGCGCTGGTCACCGGAGCCAGCGGTGGGATCGGATCGGCGATCGCGCGGAGCCTGTCACGCCAGGGCGCGCGGCTGGCGCTGTCGGGTTCCAACAGTGCGAAGCTGCGCGCGTTTCGCGAGGAACTGATCGCCGAATCGCACCTCGATCATGTCGAGATCACCTGCGACCTGTCGAACACCACGCAGGTCGAGGAACTGATCCCGGCGGCGATCGACACCTTCGGCAAGCTCGACATCCTGGTCAACAATGCGGGCATTACCCGCGACAACTTGACCATGCGGATGAAGGATGACGAGTGGGACCAGGTGATCCGGATCAATCTGGAGGCCGCGTTCCGGCTGATGCGCGCATCGTGCAAGCCGATGATGAAGGCGCGGTTCGGGCGGATCGTCACCATCACCAGCGTCGTCGGCGCGACCGGCAATCCGGGCCAGGCCAATTACGCTGCGGCCAAGGGCGGGCTGACCGCGATGTCCAAGGCGCTGGCGCAGGAAGTCGCCAGCCGGGGCATCACCGTCAACTGCGTGGCCCCCGGCTTCATCCGCACCGCCATGACCGACCAGCTGCCCGATGCGCAGAAGGAAGCGCTCAACGGCCGCATCCCGATAGGCCGGATGGGGGAGGGCGAGGACATCGGCGCCGCGGTCGCATATCTCGCCAGTCGCGAGGCCGGCTATGTCACCGGGCAGACGCTTCACGTCAACGGCGGCATGGCGATGCTGTCGTAG